The Brachypodium distachyon strain Bd21 chromosome 4, Brachypodium_distachyon_v3.0, whole genome shotgun sequence nucleotide sequence AATATGTTTGACAAGATGATGATGTTATTCTGCTTaaggttcttttttttccttcacttCAGCTACTGTATGCGGGTGATGATGGAAGAGGTTCCAGAGGGGGAGTGGTTTTGCGAAGACTGCCAAACTGAAGTAGAATttgaaaagaataagaagacATCAGAAAAAACTCAAGTGAAGGTTGGCACTTCAAAGGAAGAGTCCATTGAAGGGAAAATCAGTGAACCGGCCAATGCTGGCCAGAGCAGAAGTCCTTCTGAGAATGAAATGACCGTTGACAATGCTGGCAAGAATGAGCGGAACAAAGCAAATAAAGACGTTTGTATGGTTGCTaagaggaaggaagaagaagcaggagtTACTTCCGTGGCTATACAAAATGTTTCTGAACCTGGTGGTTTATCGATAGTGCCTGACTCCAGTAAAAGAATGCCTCTGTCACGCGCGAGCTCATCCAGGTTTGATGGGGGCAAAGGAAAGCAACCCACTCCTCAAATACCAACCTTACTGGCATCCAGTGCTGCCAAGAATCAAGCACCACCACTTATCGGTAAACTTTTTATATTGTTAGTTTAAATTGAGAGGCTTTACCTACAATCTATAATGTTCAATTTAGTTACTAGCACTACTTTTGCAAGGGTTTGCCCTACAAACCTGCAATCTGTAGGAACTTTACTTATCAAGGTTTGATGCAGGTCAACTCTCCAAGTCCAGTTCTTTCAACAACTCCAAGGTGCCCAAGGTGAAACAACTAATGAATGAAATTCCTCAGAAACCCAAAACTTTGAAGGATCTTTTGTCCTGTAATATGAAAAAAGAGGGGCCAACGAGCTTCTCTACTAAGTCAGCATCATTCAAAAAGCCCAAGCCTCGTGAGCCAGCAAATAAGGCAGAGTCGTCCATCTTACCACCTGCAGAGGTGCCAATATTGATGAATTCACCAGTGAGCCGAAATGTAAATAACGATAGTGGCACTTCTATATTAGGATGCCCCTCCATTACTGGATCAGTGGTTCCAGTTCAATCAAAAACAGAATCTGCAGCTCAGTGTCTTACTACAGGAAATAACATGGCCGACTCTAGTGATTTAGGCCGTGAACAGGGTGCTAGAAACTCGCATGGTAATGTATTCTTTTCCAGTTGCATCATAATTTTATTCCATGGTAAGTCATGTATTTATTAAGGGAATGAACTGCAGAATATAACTCTACTTTGGTTTTGCAGAGAACAGTGAACTTAATAAGTCACTTTTAACAAATGCACATGCCAGTATAACATCAACGAGTGCTGACAGGAGCTCTGGTATTCTTAGTTCTGGTGCACGGAGGGATGTAAGCCGGAACTCAGGTGCTTCCCATCGAAATGATAAAATAAAGAACCCATCTGGTTTGAGACCAGGTGCTTCTAGCAGCAGTCGCACAATTCGTTGTCAACGGTGCAATGAACTGGGCCATTCTACACAATTTTGTGCTGTTGACAAACTTAGTTTGTCTGGAATAAAACCTTCAAGTGAGTGCAACATGAAGGATTCCTCTGTCAAAAGGAATAAAACATCTGAAGCTGGAAATGATTTGGTAGCTACTGAGAAAGCTACCTCAAGATTAGCAGATCAATCGGAGCACATCCTGAAATGTGATGCTTATCATGATCCATTATGTAAGCCTAAAGATATTTTATCTACCTCCTTTAGTCATGTGCAGAAGCCCTCCATTTTATATTTGCAAACTAATGAGCAAGATCTGAGAAACAGTTTGTCTACTCCTATCACCGCAGCTTCCACAGATAATAGCAACCTGAAATTCAGTCAAGCTGTACCGGCCATGACAGGAAGATCTGTTCACAGCAGTTCTACTATGTCAAGTGATTCGGTGGACAAATCAATTCAAGGCTTTTCTCCTGTTGATACAACAATAGTTTCAACTGTTCCAGAGTTGGATTACATTTGGCAGTACGAATATCTTCCTTTCCTCGAGCATGTGCCTAattattttcttattttagATTAAATGTTATCATACATGCTGTTATCATGAACTACGAATCGTGCATGGTTTTGTCAGGCTGTCATGCATATTCGTACTTTCTCATCTCATTACCATCTTTGTTGAAATCGCTTGTTTGTTTTATAGAGTTGTTTCCCTTATATACATTTAAACCTCTAATATGAACAGGGGTGACTTTGAGCTGTGGAGGACAGGAAGATCACCTGAGCTATGTGATGGTTTTCAAGCTCACTTATCATGTTCTGCTTCACCAAAAGTGCTAGAAGTAGCAAAGAAATTTCCTTCCAAAGTCCAGCTTGAGGAACTTCCTCGTCAATGTTCATGGCCCACACAGTTCCAGGAAAATGGACCGACATATGACAATATTGGTGTTTTCTTCTTCGCTAGAGATACTCAGAGGTATGTTCTTTGCAATTTTTCTTGCTCATATTTGCTGTAGTTACCCACATAGCATTGAAATTTaaacatctactccctccgtcccatattaagtgactttctattacatgtatctaggcactttttagacatagatacatcccaatttggacaaatttgagtcacttaatatgggacggagggagtaactgaaattgttatttattttctgCAGCTATCAAAATCATTACAGTAAGTTGGTTCAAAATATGCTTGACAAGGATTTGGCACTCAGAGGAAATATTGAAACAGCTGAATTGCTTATATTCCCTTCCAACATCCTGACAAAGAACTCCCAAAGTAACAAATCTTCCACCAATTCAAGTGATATTTTTATCTATCATAACTTTTTGTGCGTGGATCTTATTCTTCTTTACTCTGCTTCAGGATGGAACATGTTGTATTTTCTATGGGGTGTGTTTAGAGTTAAAAGAAAAGATCACTGGAACATTCGATCTGATGTACCGATAAGTACAGGTCGGCATAATATGAATGATAATCCGCTGGCCGTGGATCTGCACCCCTCTTCTTTGACATCTAGCTGTTCATCATCTGGAGACCAAAATAATGGTGCTGAACCAGACTGCAATTTGGTTAAGCCAGCTACTTGTGCAGACCATCAATGTCTCCACCCTTCAGAAGCTAATTATCAGGTGTGTTCAAACGGACGTAACTCTTTGTGTCAGCCTGTGGATGGAAGAGATTTAACAAATAACAGGAGTACACTTGATTGTTCAGGTGCTCCGGCAAGAAAACACCAGGCGAGTGCTTATAGCTTGCTTTTTGACTGTTTTATCCCACTAATATATGTTGTCTTTCTATTATTTGCATTGTTATCATTTCTCGATTCTCTGGGTGTTCTCCTTGATGCATTCGATTCAATTTGGCAAAACTATCGATATGTGTCTGCCCATGTTGTTGCTCTTACTCAACATctaagtatatgcataatggtCCAGATGGTTGCTCTTCTCAGCATCTGAATATACCAATTATCTATATATGTGCAGAAACTTGCATATCAAGAgtctcaaaacaaaattatagGGTCTTCTGGTGGTTATGCTGGTGGAGAATTTTTTGATGTGAATAAAGTGCCTGTAACTTGCTCTATCCCCTTCGTCCATGAAGAAGGTAAATACATTATTTCCCCATCTCAGTTGTGATCTATTATTTACGAACTTGACTTTTTTTAAGCTTTTACTCTAATTTACCTTTTTAACGAACTAGGTAttctaatttattttgttaacGAACCAGGTAATGGCAACGCCGATGTCAACCTTCACAAGGCAGACACCCTGACCTATGTAGACCATGAAAATACTATTGAAGCGAACTCTGGCCCAGTGGTCCCTGTTATGCATGCATCAGGTAGTGCACAGAAAAGAAATGTTGAAATGGCTGACTGGACCAATGGAGTCAACGAATCACTCGAGcataagaaaattaaattggATAATGTATCATCCACTGCGGACTCTAGTGTAAGTGAGAATATCGGAGATGGAAGGTTATCATCCAAAATACATCCTTTGACAACTTCATCTGTGGATGATTGCATCGACAATAAGGCAATGGCAGGAACCTGCAGGAGTAATGGAAAGTGCATATTTCCGCTAGATCTAAATGTGGTGGATGATCCAGTGCCTGGAAACATTGGAACTATTATGTCTTCGGATGGTGAGGATTTGCCCAAACACGATGCGCGAGATCTTAAGCTAGAACTGGGGGACAACACATCTCCTGTAAACCCCATGTTTCCGTTCCTCTCTCCCATGGTTGAAGAGAAGCAGAATATGGGGGACACATCGCCTACTGATGCATCAGCGGCCCTTTCACTCTCACTTGCGTTCCCAGAATCGAAGGAACAAGCGTAAAGTGCAATCAGAGTCGCAGAGACAGTTGCCTGAGAGGAGCAGTACTGTCAAATCATCTTCGATTTGGGAGTGATATGATGATGGCTGGTTGCACTTGCAATCCTGATGTCTGGTGGTAGCATCTACCAAGTTCACAAGAAGTTGCCGAACACAACTGTCTTGCCAATTTTCAAACAGGCGGATCTTTGAAATTTCATTTTGATGCCCCACATCTAGAGTATCGAACCGTGAAGAACTTGAGAATGCAGAACATGGCTTGTTTTGGTTCATGGAAAAGTGAGCTGCACTCCTGAACATAGAACTGGATCTGAGTGGAGGTTCAGACTCTGCATTTTAAATCTCATGTTAGTTTTTGTCTTAAGCTGGCAGCCGTCCAAACATTGCATTCTTACTGTGCTGGGGAGGGGTGGAGGTCGGTGAGGTGAAGGAAGTGAAATTCTGGGATTATGTGattaaataacaaaaaaaaactaccacATCGATGATGACACTATCACATAACGGATGCAGATGCGGATTTTGGTAGAATTGGTGCCGACATGGACTTTCTATCCATTTTGTTTCCCGCCCAATCCGAATCCGAATATCCAATAAGTTTGAAACTCGAACCCTTGGGACACTATAATCTAAAGTTTGGGGTATGAAACGAATATCGAAGATTCTTTAGATCGCCACAAATGGTTTTGTTTTGGTGGATTGATATCTTGCACATATACTTACACTCAACATAATATTTGGTCTAAGCGCACATAGGTAAATCAAAGATCCAATAGTAGACTGatataccttttgatccacaTCTTTACCATTGGGATTGAGATCATGATGGATTGATGTAGGCATGGGCGTCTTGGCCCCATTGTGACTTCATTCATCTTGAATCGATCTCCTGAACATGTCTTGGGTATGTTTAGTTTGATTAACAAAAATCACTTCTCTTAATTGCTTGATTTCGAATCCAAAGAAGAATTCCAATTCacccatcatagacatctcaaatTTATCGTCATTAGCTTAGCAAATTGATCATTTAAAACATTGTTAGCATATCCAAATAtaatgtcatcaacatataatTGACATATCAACAAATGACCATCAACTCTCTTAGTAAAAAGGGTGGGATCAATTAGCCCATTTTCAAACCAATGATCAACTAATAACTCTCTAAGGTGTTCATACCACGCACATGGAGCTTGCTTAAGTCCATAGAGCGCCTCATCGAGTTTATAGACGTGATTGGGGATCTTGGGATCCGCAAATCCCGATGGCTATTTGACATACACCAATTCACTTAATTAGTGCACCATTAAAAAATGCACTTTCAACATCCACTTGTTGCAACTTAAAGTTATGATGAGATGCATATGCAAACAAGATACAAATGGATTCAATACGGGCTAGAAGTGAAAGTTTCAGCGTAATCGATACCCTCGACTTGGGAGAAACCTTGAGCCACCAAACTCGCCTTTGTTGCAAATGACTTGCCCTTGAACATCTTGCTTTTCCTTGAATATCCATTTGGTCCCAATGAAATTTTGACTATCTTTTGGTCTTGCTACTAATGTCTGCTTTGTTGCGCTCGAAGTTGTTTAACTCTTCAAGCATGGCTTCTAGCCAATCTAGATCTTCGGGTGCTTCATGTACCTTTTGGGGctcaacacaagagacaaaatCATTGTGTGAACAAAAGTTTATTAATTGTCTACGAGTAGTTACCCTTTTTCTCACGCTTCCTAGGACTTGGACCAAAGTGTGTTCTTGACGTTCAAGACATGAGGAAATCCTCATAGCACGACAATCATGATCTTTTGGAGATGTTTCAATCTTCATTGAGAGCTTGATCATCACAAGGAGGTTGACCTTGGGCATCAATTGGTGAAGCCTCACCATTATCTTGATCTCCACAAgggtgatcttgcccttgatCAACGTGGTCGCCACTATGAGAGACTTGAGCTTGTTATTGGCTTGCATGTGGACCTTATGCAGATGAGGGCTTCACTTGAATAGAGCAttgttcttctcctccaacCACCCACGGATCCTCAGTGGGTATGATTTGACATACGCCCATTTTAGATGGCTTGAGAAGGAATTTCATCATCTATGACATTAAGATCAACTTGCCTCGCTTGTGTCCCTCTAGAATTTCATAGGATGTCTTGTTCAAAATCTTGCAAAGATAAAGACAGTTGGTTGCATGAGATGTGATGTTGATTGCTTCGGTCCAAAAATTGTACGGAGACTTCAAACTCCGCCAACATTGTTCTCAGCACATCCATAAGAGTCTGGTTCGTCCTCTCCGCTaaaccattttgttgaggggtaTATGTAGTGGAATATTGACGTTTAATACCCTCATCACTAAAAAATTCATCTAATGTGTAGTCTTGAACTCAGTATTGTTAATAGTCAATATCTTCGTATCATATTGGCATTGGATTTCGTTGGCAAAGTCGATGACAGTTTTTTGAGTCTCGCTCACCATGTATATCTTGAATAATCATCGATTAACGATCACTAACAAATATTTCTACCCACCAATATTATCATTGTTGGAGGACCGAAGAGTTCCATCTGAAGGAGCTCCAAGGTCCTCTTGGAAGTGATAATGTTCTTGGAGGGATGCCTTTTTTCATTAAATTTACcctttttcgaaaagaaaaaaaatttacCCTTCAATACAACACGATTTTTGGCAAAATTAACATTTGGTAGTACAAGGATGTGTTTTCTCTTTAGAAGACTTTGCaaagatctcatattgacGTGGGCAAGACGGCGATGCTAAAGCCATCACACATCAACTTTCGCCATTTGGCATGTCTCGGTCTTTGTGGGTCTTTTAGAAAAATCCACCACATATGGACCATTTTCAACATACCCAACATAGCTTACTTTAAGAGTCCTACTCCATAAAAATGTCACAACACCCGTATCACGGAACGTAGCAAATCCCATAAGTGATAATTGACGTACGGAAAGTAAATTGAATGAAATGGTCTCAGCAAACATGACATTCTCCACGGAAGTATGCAGCAAGATTATCACTTTGCCTAGACCCAATACTTTTTTACTTTGAAGAGCCCCCaaatgtgatttgattgttgctTGAATGATTCCGTTGAAGACCAGCAATCAAATCCTTGCTTCCGGTCATGTGACTTGTAGCACCGCTATCAATTATTCATGAACCATCACCGGAAACAAATTCCTACAAGATCAAGTCTTGGTCTTAGCTATCCATTTGTTGATGGGTGCTCTTTTGTTAGCAACAAGAACTTGGGAACTCAGATACACCATGCAACAAATTCATAAGGAGAACCAAAAAATTTGGTATCAATATGCCCATCATTAGCATGACAAAAAACATACGAGGATTAAAATCGCCGATATTCTTCTTGACTTTTGTATACCCAAGCCATTCCTTACCAAAATTATCCTTTTGATTGCTCAAAGGTCATTAAGGTTTTTCTCACCTTGGATgcaaattttcaatttggCCTTCAACCTAATGATCCCCTCAAGAATAGAAGCATGCTCACAATAAGGATTAGTTGAAGCAACATTTATAATGAGCCGTGAGACCTCATTGTCATGTAACCTCATGGGCCTACCCCGAGTCATGTAACCACATCACATACGTGATGGGTGCTTTGGGGCCGCCAACCGTCTCACCGTAACCGGGACATCATAAAGTAAGTTTGGGGTATTCCGAATGAAATGGCTTGATAGTTCAAGGCTAGGATTTTCTCCTCTTGCGATGGAGAGATACACTTTGGGCCCGCTCGGTATTAAAATATCCAATATCATTTGGCTAGACACTTTCGATGTGATCACGTAGATACTGCAATATGGATACGactaaaaattatgaaacCGGCAGCGAGGATAATTTGATAAGTCTTGCCTCGGGTTTTGTAAAGTATCATGAAGCAAATGAATAAATATGTATGCGATGACAATAGTTCGCTCGATAAACTCTTTGTGTATGTGGGAATTAATATATGTGGTTAGACCATATTATTAATTATTGACTGATAATAAAGTGTTACACGCTTAATGTCCGAAGGTTTGTAGAAGGACGAGAACTTTTTTGTGGAATGTAGAATTGTGGATCGGAAGCGTTCAGGTTGGTTCCGATATAGCTCATGTAGTCCCAGAAGTGTCACGGTGGTATCGTAAGGTAACGTTGTACTCTCTTTTCTCATGATAGGGCATATTCGGTTAAAAAGATATTTTAAATCATAGGAATATAAAAAGTGAACGACACACGCTCTAATTCTACCTAGCATCTTCCAAGGTTTGAAATCGTGTAAAAATCATGTACctcctctgtccaacaaaagatgtctcaagtttgtcaaaatttggatttaCCTAAACATGGCTTAATGAATAGATTCATTCAAATTagtaaagttgagacatcttagtcaaagttgagacatttttttgttggacggaggaatgcAAACGGAAGAAGCCCGATGCGTAAAGTCTTGTTCCAAATCTATATTTTCCAAAATTGTAAGGGTCTCGGGTTCTAATCTGGGGTAACCTGCATTAAGAGCTTTTGACCGTAACGTTGATTTCCATGAGATATACTTGCTCGAGAAGACAGTGGAGCCGGTAGCCCGGCCCGGCTgcacagcaaaaaaaaaaaccgtagAGGAAGCCCGTCATCCCGATACGCTCCCTGGATCGCTTCGACGTAAAAGGATCCTCCTCCCGTCCCTCGTTCCTCCCCGCGTCTTCTTCTCAGATCCCGATCTTCCTCTCGCGCGTtctcgccgtcgcctcccatgtcgaggccgccgccgccgttcgccCCACAAAACCCTACCCCCGGCCCCAATCCCGCCGGCCCTGCCTCCTCTCTCCCGGCTTCCTTCTCCAACCTTCAGATCTCCCGCGCACCCCCACCCTTCGCCTCgggcgggccgccgccggggaacGGCCCCGCGCCCTCGTCGATCCGAGGTCCGcaggcgccgccaccgggcgCGCGCCCGTTCCCTGGCAGCCCACCGCCTCCGTCGCAGCCGGCCCCGCCCTTAGCCCGGCCCGCGGCGTCGGTCCAGCAGTCTCCTCCCTTTGGCGGTCCACCTGCCGCGCAGCCGCAGCAGATGCCTCCCTTCAATGGTTCGCCGTTCGGGCCGCCGGCACAGGTGCAGCGAGCGCCGTTTGGAGGCCCGCCGGGAGCATCCCAGCCTCCCCCGTTCAGTGGACCACCTGCGGCTTTGTCGCAGCATCCCCCTTTCGGCGGCTCTCCTGCAGCACCAACTCAACCGGGTCCGTTGGGTGGACCCCCGTATTCAGCAGCTCAGCCACCGCCTTTTGGCGGGCTGCCTGGGGCAATGGCTCAACGGCCGTTCTCTGGTGGGTCGATGCCGCCGTTTGGGGGTCAGCAGCCTCCGTCGCAGCAAGGGCCTTATGGTGGGCCGCCGCAGTTTGGGGGACAGAGACCAGGATCGCAGCCTCCACCATTTGGTGCTCAGGTTGCACCTCCATCTCAGCCACCACCATTCATGGGGCCTCCAGGGCTTAATGCACCAGCATTTGGGCCTCCAGGGTGGCAGGGGCAGGCACGACCAGTAAGTATTCCTTCCTATTAAGTTTAAAAAGCGTTTGGAGAGGAAGATATTTTGGTGGGCAAATTTGGACCAGGGCTTTGAGCAACTGTCACACCTTAACTCTTAGTAGCACCTGGGGAAATGAGCTTTACTAGGATAGTGTCATAGTGAAGACACTTCTCTGTTATCTATGATCAATCAGATGCAGAACTGTGGTTCTAGAGGTTTATATAGAAGACCACTGCTCTTGTGCGTATAATTTGACATGCTTGAGTGAAagattcatttttttaatctttgaGCAAGCTTGAATTCATCCAGGTAATATTGCATTTTAGTGATTCGACCAAGGTGACATGTTCTAAGGAAGTTAAGAGTAGTTTGTCTTCGTAAAAAATGTCTTTTTGAAAGTACTGCTTCAGCATGAATTAAGGACCATTGAACTATACATGTGTATGAATGTTCTAGATTACTTTAGTGAAGAATTGATCAAGATTGAATGTAAAAGTAAGGATTTTTACTTGTGTTTCGATATATCGTGAGGTACCTAATGACTAATTCACGTAGGTGGTTTATGATTACaattttcatgattttttccCATTAGCTTTTTTGGAATGAGATACCTTTGACCTTATTACATAAATAAGTTTGTATGATGCACAGAGCTTGATTTGTGCCCTTGAGGTGTTCCTTTTGTCAAGATTAATCTTCACTATTTTGAATATAATTATATTTCTGTTGGATTTCTTTTGTGGGTTGGACGTCTGGAAGTTTCCTTCTCATATTGTTAGAACTTGGAGTTTATGGCCTTAAGGTGATCTTATTCTACTTTTAGGGAATTGTGCCTGGTGGTATGCAGCCACCCATGAGAATGcctggcatgcctggtaacaTGCTGCCTAGTGCACTAGGCCAAGGGATGCCATCCACACCTACCATGCCGTACTCTCCCCATGCTGGAGCCCAGGTCTCTACCCCGTCCAAAATTGATCCTAATCAAATTCCGCGTCCTATTACTGAGACATCAGTCACCATTTTTGAGACCCGGCAAGGTGGCCAAGCAGCTGTTCCACCGGTATGTGTTTAGATCTATAACTAGCTAATTCTGTGTCTACTATGCGAACACTAGCTCCAGATGGTTCTCATTAACGATACTGTTCTGTTATTATCTAAGTGCGTCATTGCTGATTGTAGGCTGCATCAAGTGAATTTATTGTGAAGGACACTGGCAACTGCAGTCCTCGTTTGATGAGGTGCACCATGAATCAGGTTCGAGATTTGCTCAATATTCTGTCCTATTCTTTTGCCAGCATAATTTTCCTTTCTAAAATGCCCCTTTTTCTCTATGCTGTCAGATACCATGTACTGGTGATCTCTTGACAACATCAGGAATGCCATTGGCTTTGATGGTGCAACCTTTTGCTCTTCCTCATCCCTCTGAGGAGCCTATCCAGGTACATCTCAGTTTTTGCACATAAAATAACATGCCAACCCAAAGAGAAATCAATCTGCATGGGGATGGTTACACTGATCTATGCCATTATTCCACAAAAAAGAGGAATATTTCCTGGGTTTGGAATTATGATGTCATTTGTGTGAAAACTCATGTGCTCTCTGCCATCATATGTAACTGTTAATTTTTACTCACGACTGTCTAATTGTGTAGTAGGTAACTGTTGGGCTAATGCATTCCTTAGTCCTAAATGGCTGCCATGCCCTTGCTCATGCGCTGATTATTTAGTCATTCAGCCATTCTACATATTGGTACATTTACCAAAAAGTCAGCAGTTAAGAACAAgcagggattttttttttgtgatctGCCCATTTCATTGACTGTATGCACTCCCTATGTGCTTGATTCTAGGATTCTACTTCTGCCCTTATAGCATGGGGACATTATATCACTCTCAAGTCTGAGTGCATATATTTTGAACATAATTAATGTCCATTACTATAAATATTGAGTTCATAGTGATGGTGGCTTCACTGCCTGCCTCCCCATTCCACTGCCACTTAAATTGAAGCACTGAAAGGCGAGCACTTACGTCAACTGCCCATTCACTCCTTGCTCGTTTGGTGATCTCGGTCCTTCTCCCTTGATTCTTCCCCGCTCACATCATAAAATCTTTGATTTTGAATCCTATCACAGTAGATGTTTTTTATGAGGAAGGGTAGCTTCCTTCTAGTGACCGACGTTAAGGCACTCTCTGAACTTTGTTGTCTAATCACCTAACCATTTTTTATTCCTCCCTCAGTCTGAACTTGCCTTGTTCCCCTCcatcctctcctctcctctcctctcgaAACAATAACTCTAGTTTTATCCGCTTTGGTCTTCCATCCCACTTCTTCCATGGTGGAACTTTGCCAAGATTAGAAAAAATGAACCGGACCTGCAGTTTGATTGGAAGAAACCGGCACCAGGTTCCTTCTTTTTCGTGCAAAGATCTAAACTGCTCCAGAATGGCAAAACTGCAAGCGAACAGGTCAGTTTTGCGCAAATCAAGGACCAGTTGAACTGAATTTCCATGCAAAAAAGGCTCAGATACTTTGCAGGGTCG carries:
- the LOC100846635 gene encoding uncharacterized protein LOC100846635 gives rise to the protein MNTMSSDDESAEEVEDVKVCDICGDVGEEEKLAVCNRCNDGAEHIYCMRVMMEEVPEGEWFCEDCQTEVEFEKNKKTSEKTQVKVGTSKEESIEGKISEPANAGQSRSPSENEMTVDNAGKNERNKANKDVCMVAKRKEEEAGVTSVAIQNVSEPGGLSIVPDSSKRMPLSRASSSRFDGGKGKQPTPQIPTLLASSAAKNQAPPLIGQLSKSSSFNNSKVPKVKQLMNEIPQKPKTLKDLLSCNMKKEGPTSFSTKSASFKKPKPREPANKAESSILPPAEVPILMNSPVSRNVNNDSGTSILGCPSITGSVVPVQSKTESAAQCLTTGNNMADSSDLGREQGARNSHENSELNKSLLTNAHASITSTSADRSSGILSSGARRDVSRNSGASHRNDKIKNPSGLRPGASSSSRTIRCQRCNELGHSTQFCAVDKLSLSGIKPSSECNMKDSSVKRNKTSEAGNDLVATEKATSRLADQSEHILKCDAYHDPLSSTDNSNLKFSQAVPAMTGRSVHSSSTMSSDSVDKSIQGFSPVDTTIVSTVPELDYIWQGDFELWRTGRSPELCDGFQAHLSCSASPKVLEVAKKFPSKVQLEELPRQCSWPTQFQENGPTYDNIGVFFFARDTQSYQNHYSKLVQNMLDKDLALRGNIETAELLIFPSNILTKNSQRWNMLYFLWGVFRVKRKDHWNIRSDVPISTGRHNMNDNPLAVDLHPSSLTSSCSSSGDQNNGAEPDCNLVKPATCADHQCLHPSEANYQVCSNGRNSLCQPVDGRDLTNNRSTLDCSGAPARKHQKLAYQESQNKIIGSSGGYAGGEFFDVNKVPVTCSIPFVHEEGNGNADVNLHKADTLTYVDHENTIEANSGPVVPVMHASGSAQKRNVEMADWTNGVNESLEHKKIKLDNVSSTADSSVSENIGDGRLSSKIHPLTTSSVDDCIDNKAMAGTCRSNGKCIFPLDLNVVDDPVPGNIGTIMSSDGEDLPKHDARDLKLELGDNTSPVNPMFPFLSPMVEEKQNMGDTSPTDASAALSLSLAFPESKEQA